A single genomic interval of Nonomuraea rubra harbors:
- a CDS encoding MarR family winged helix-turn-helix transcriptional regulator, whose translation MRAESGLSNPDHQTFVAPSESPEGRTRTSDLAALLRWERSRVSHRVTRMEKRDPVSRQGCPDDGRRAFVRITGTGREAIEQAAPGHGRTVRRLVLDALTADEVAQLGGIFHRLRSRLGLSTG comes from the coding sequence CTGCGGGCCGAATCAGGGCTGTCCAACCCCGACCACCAGACGTTCGTCGCACCGAGCGAGTCTCCCGAGGGACGGACCCGGACCTCCGACCTGGCGGCACTGTTGCGGTGGGAGCGCAGCCGGGTGTCCCACCGCGTCACCCGGATGGAGAAGCGCGACCCGGTGTCTCGGCAGGGCTGCCCCGATGACGGCCGCCGCGCCTTCGTCCGCATCACCGGGACGGGACGGGAGGCCATCGAGCAGGCCGCGCCGGGCCATGGGCGCACCGTACGACGCCTGGTCCTCGACGCGCTCACCGCGGACGAGGTGGCTCAGCTCGGTGGGATCTTCCACCGGCTGCGCTCCCGCCTCGGCCTGTCAACCGGGTGA
- a CDS encoding cupin domain-containing protein yields the protein MSTPAVKVVQPGGGDPVAIGGFGAVFKINSRDNNGNVAIVEHPFAVGTITAPHRHTREDEHSIVLEGRIGFRSDAEEVVLGPGGYITKPRGQMHAMWNAGTVPGRIIEVIAPGGFENYFRELSELLAAAAPGASLHRSAEFTGLAEKYGITYGDPGWLDDIVARYGLTPPSH from the coding sequence ATGAGCACGCCGGCCGTCAAAGTGGTGCAGCCCGGCGGCGGAGATCCGGTCGCCATCGGCGGATTCGGAGCGGTCTTCAAGATCAACAGTCGTGACAACAACGGCAACGTGGCCATCGTGGAGCATCCGTTCGCCGTGGGCACGATCACCGCACCGCACCGCCACACGCGCGAGGACGAGCACTCCATCGTGCTCGAAGGCCGGATCGGCTTCCGCTCCGACGCCGAGGAGGTCGTCCTGGGACCCGGCGGCTACATCACGAAGCCGCGCGGGCAGATGCACGCCATGTGGAACGCGGGCACAGTGCCGGGCCGCATCATCGAGGTCATCGCGCCGGGAGGCTTCGAGAACTACTTCCGCGAACTCAGCGAACTGCTCGCCGCCGCGGCCCCCGGCGCGAGCCTGCACAGGAGCGCCGAGTTCACCGGGCTCGCGGAGAAGTACGGCATCACCTACGGCGATCCCGGCTGGCTGGACGACATCGTGGCCCGTTACGGGCTCACGCCCCCCAGCCACTAG